The following are from one region of the Gloeomargarita lithophora Alchichica-D10 genome:
- a CDS encoding ribonuclease H-like domain-containing protein: MAGNSHFCEQDLSAEFLAHYQQQTVLGVDTETMGLIPVRDRLCLVQISDAAGQTTLVKILPGQTQAPHLQTLLETPDILKIFHYARFDLATLRYHLNIQVQPIFCTKIASKIARTYSPKHGLKEVVQELVGVELDKQSQSSDWGRPDALRPEQLAYAANDVIYLPQVAEQLTAMLQREGRWQLTQQCFQCVPTIVSLDLLNYQGIFEH, translated from the coding sequence ATGGCCGGAAATTCCCACTTTTGCGAACAGGATTTATCCGCCGAATTTCTCGCCCATTACCAACAACAAACTGTTTTGGGTGTGGATACGGAAACCATGGGCTTGATCCCCGTTCGGGATCGGCTGTGTTTGGTGCAAATTAGTGATGCGGCGGGACAGACCACCCTAGTAAAAATTCTGCCGGGACAGACCCAAGCCCCCCATTTGCAAACCCTGTTGGAAACCCCTGACATTCTCAAAATTTTTCACTATGCCCGGTTTGATTTAGCGACCTTACGTTACCACTTGAATATCCAAGTACAACCCATTTTTTGTACCAAAATTGCCAGCAAAATCGCCCGTACCTATTCCCCAAAACACGGGTTAAAAGAGGTCGTGCAGGAACTCGTGGGCGTTGAATTGGATAAACAATCCCAATCTTCGGATTGGGGGCGACCGGATGCCCTGCGCCCGGAACAACTGGCCTATGCCGCCAATGATGTGATTTATTTACCCCAAGTTGCTGAGCAGTTAACCGCTATGTTGCAACGGGAAGGCCGCTGGCAATTGACGCAACAGTGTTTTCAGTGTGTGCCCACCATCGTGAGCTTAGATTTATTAAACTATCAGGGAATTTTTGAACATTAG
- a CDS encoding STAS domain-containing protein — protein MSQLPLEVVVPPVRLDTTTKDGLTQQVKQIASQKATLVLLDLSQVEFVDSSGLGAMVAALKSLRSVGGELALCQPSAQVKTLLEITGLERIIKIYPNRQAFDQEYAK, from the coding sequence ATGAGTCAGTTGCCCTTGGAGGTGGTCGTACCGCCGGTGCGCTTGGATACCACCACAAAAGATGGATTAACCCAGCAAGTCAAACAGATTGCCAGTCAAAAGGCGACCTTGGTTTTGCTGGATTTAAGCCAGGTGGAATTTGTGGATAGTTCGGGTTTGGGGGCGATGGTGGCGGCCTTAAAAAGTCTGCGTTCTGTGGGTGGCGAACTGGCGCTTTGCCAGCCCTCGGCACAGGTAAAAACCCTACTAGAAATTACCGGTTTAGAGCGGATCATCAAAATTTACCCCAATCGGCAAGCCTTTGACCAGGAATATGCCAAATAA